Genomic DNA from Solanum dulcamara chromosome 4, daSolDulc1.2, whole genome shotgun sequence:
AATAtcgtaaattaataattaataatcacGATTTCCACAATTTTGTTTCCTATTATATTCATGATGTTGttgtataaattattaaatcTATCAAAATGTCAGAAAAATATTGACATTTGAATAATATTTGACACAATAACAACAGATTTAGTATAATTACAAGTGGATCTAGAGAGGATGTTGTGTAGGAAGCTTTACATCTACCTTAAACGGGATTGTATAATATTTGACAATTGACTAAAATTAAAAAGGGTAAATCACCTAAATgtacaatatttaaaaaatatttaccacataaagcaacataattattttaaccatatatagcaatttgtttgaattaaattaagtaAGGTTCTTACTCTTCTAAAACTCTCACCCGCTATTTTCTCTTCCcctgtttctctccaaatttgctacaccaatattctctccaatcttctcacccataattttctccaaaattaggGCAATACTTACCTTCATAGCTTCTCAACCACAACTTTCTACAACATTAATACTTCAATTTTGGAATTAAGTGATGTGTATTCAGTGGATAGGGAATTACTTGACAAGCACAAGATTTCAAGATATGTCAAGTTTAAAATTGTTGAAGGAATGAGGCCAGTGAAATAATTATTACCTAAATCTAACTGCCTAATTTAGGTTAGGTTGCCAATTGAATCAGAAAAGCGATCAGAGATTTCCATGGAAGAAATATCCAACTCCATTAATAGAGTGTTTCTCCAGTGGAGCTTTGGTAAAACTCCTTTGAGAAGATCACTCCcattgaatttgagattttccAAGTGTGGCAGAAGGAAAAGGCTCTCTAGGAGAACACCTCACAGATTAGTGAATCCAAGatccacataccttaaggattctaaatttatttttgaattcaggatcaaaattaaaataattgacaTTCAAAATTAGATTATTAACATAttagttcaagtttaattcatttttttgtggTCCATAGATTAATGAAGATTTTTTCACTAGATACAATTTTCATTCGCGACTAATTGTCTTCTAATTCAattttagtgtgtatgtaattcatttttagttcaagtttaattcaattTTGTGTTTCTACAGATCACTGAAtgttttttcattagctacaatttttattcgtgcctaattctcttctaattcaactttagtgtgtatgtaattcatttttagttcaagtctaattcattttgagttttatgGATTACTCGAGACTTTTTCAATAGCTACATTTTTCATTCgtatctaattctcttctaattcaactttagtgtgtatgtaattcatttttagttcaagtctaattcatttttgtgttctatGAATTACTGAAGACCTTTTTAATAGCTACATTTTTCATCCGTATCTAATTCttttctaattcaagtttaatatgtatataataattttagttCAAGACTAATTCATTATTGTCGTATATAGATGATTGAAagctttttcattagctacacttttcattcgtatcgaattctcttctaattcaactttactatgtatgtaattcatttttcattcaagtttaattcatttttacttCAAGTTTCATTTTTGTGGTCTATAGAACACTGAAGGCGTTTTCAATACAACATTAATTCATAATGCAGATTTCAGCTTGATAACACTACTGAAACACTTTAATATTAACGTAGCTATGTATTacattatataaaaaaagatatattttacatgaacaaaaaactatattaaaagtgtattttacataaacaaaaattatttttaaaaagttaacaCAAAACAATCTTCAAAGCCTAACTAATACACCagctataaaatatttttagacaaTATAGTTTTCATAGACATTTTAACTAATATAACTACATTTCTTTATTTATGTGTTTTTTCGTCTTTACTTTGAATGTTACTCTTTTGCTTCTTCACTGCATATTCCATAGTAGAGCCCCAAACCTCTTTCGGAGACTGTCTGCACTTAgttgttgatttgcaatatcctGACCATTGCTTAATAACTCCGCAAATGCAACTACAAAAACTCCACAGCccctacaaaatttaaaatataaaaatactattgagTTTAATAAGACCAATacaaaagataataattatttgATAAACAATTAAACTTACAATGAATCTTCTTGTTGTCTAGGAATCCCTTCAGTTATGAACTTAGATTCAATGAGCTCAAACTCATTTTTTCCATTGTATTTAGGTGATGCCTTCAATTCAGGACGCTTATCATAGAACTTGATCACACTCAAATACACAAATTTTTTCACTTTGTTCTTTACAATTCACtgtctctaattctcttctaattcaactttattgTATGTGTAATACATATTTTAGTTTAAAGTTTAATTCTTTTTTGTGGTGTACAGATCACTGAAgatttttttcattagctacaggTTTCATTAGTCTCTAATtatcttctaattcaagtttaatgtgtgtgtaatacatataattcaaagtttaattcattaacaaaatagtaaaaataagttTATACCTTTAGAAAACAATATGCATGCCAAGAAAGAACAGACAAACAAAAGTAAGGAccattttgtttctttttatttccttttataaGAAAAAACTACAATTGGGTATATAATAGAAGTGATTTATCAAATATCAGCTCATACTTAGAGAAAATCCTAGTAAAAATTAAACCAACAATATATACCCAATGTAATCCGACAGGGTGGTGTGTACACAATCTTACCCTACCTTTTGAAGATCAAGAGATTGTAActgatagaccctcggcttaaataaagaaaaaatgatatatttgagaagaatgaATTCATTCCCTCATTGTAGCAATCAAATACTAGATGTGTTGTCTGTGATTTGCACCAAATCGAACAGAAGCAAAACTAGTGACAATGTTCGGCAagactaatagatatatgtggCTACTTTGTGGAGTACAGGCTTGCAACTCATAAACATGCATAATTTTAACTGAATACAGACCGAGTGGAGCCACATTTCAATCAATTTGTCAACTACGCCTCAGAGCAAAAACTGAATACATTCCTCTATACTCGTGATAATAGAATCAGTATACTTGTagaatcttaatatcatatgaGCATGTTATTTAGAAATATCAGAAGGATGATTATACAGTCAAACTAGATTCCAATACTATCTTTGGAAATAAAACAAGACAGACCTTTAGTGAAACATCCTACCCAACTATGACTATGAAGAAGAGCAAGTTTTCGCCTCTGTTGTTGACTTGAATATCGCTGGAAATCTATTCTAGACCGGCCTCTCGGCTCTAAATCTTTCTTACTCTTCCTTGGCTTCTTCCTTATACTCTTAATTGAAGTTTAGAATATTGTTTCTTGATTAGTTCAATAAAAGTATAGACACGTTATAAAGTTCTGTCCAGAACATGCCTCTAATCTTGTTCTAATCTAACCTACCAATAAATCTATCAAAACGAAAATATCCAACCCAATCattttataagaaaaatgatAATAAGGAACAGACTTGTCTTTAACCAGAAAACTAAGCACATTCAGCCAGAGAAAAAGGTAATTACTATCCAGCTTCATACAAATCTCACCAAGCAAACAAACAAATGATAATATCAGCATTCATCAATCAAGGATAAGACAGAGCTTATCCAAAAATTATCTTAATAATTGTTAGAATTTACTGATTGTATCATAACATAGAAAAGATAGTAATTGGTACACAGAAAAATGTAGGAAGATACAACAACCTGATTTCAAAACAGCAAGATAATTAGGATTTGTTTAATGCGGAACAAATGCCTACACAGTCAAGACTACATAAGTAtaatatacaaattaaaataaaatagactaTAATGAAAGTATCAAATACACAAAAAATTTTACTTTTGTTCTTTACAAATCACtgtctctaattctcttctaattcaactttaatatgtgtgtaatacacattttagttcaaagtttaattcatttttgtggtgtacagatcactgaagacttttttcattagctacatgtttcattcctctctaattctcttctaattcaactttaatatatgtgtaatacattttagttcaaaatttaattcatttatatttatttattttttaaaaaaataaattgcaacACAAAAAATCTAACAATTCCTGGCAAAACTCCCAACAATCACTGATATAATAAACTTGAGCAAATAAATTTAGActataataaaagtatcaaatacacaatttttttcttcaacatctagcacacaagttcaaaataacaacaaactaagaaaatacacataaacaGATTGAAAATGCTATCAGTTAAATAATGTATTGGTAGAATGACATATTGGATATAGACTCTTCGGCAGAATCGTATTTTTGCACAATCGATttcgactttttgaatttttctccTGAGCAACTGTAAGTGTCACTTTCTTTGACTGAAATTGAGGAGGTAaatcctcaaaatcatcatcactgTCAACAAATTTCTTAGATGCCGATGCAATATCAACTcgttttcttttcaatttagatttagaactcaactcactattttttttcttacttctacCGCATTTTTTCTTCACATGCAATGCTTGAAATTTTTGATTAACCTCACCACCAACTTCTTCTGGAGATTGATTTGCAGAAATAAGGAATAAGGGAAGAATGAAGAAATAAGAGAAGAGAAACGCAGAAAACTGAAGAAAAACCcttagagaaagagagagataatGAACGCCCTTTTCCTTTACCCAAATAAAAAAGTGTATACAAtgtcttatttaattaaaatattgttaCTGATCgttaaaaatgataataaaataaaaatttgtttaaaaatgataaatatttttgaaaacgcattcaattaagtaatttttccaattaAAAAAGAAGCTTTTGAAATTGAAGTTTGGACAATACTAAATCCATTTGTGGCAAAGTTTTTCTTAGAGCCTGTTTTAGGTCCATCTTCTTAGAATATTTCATGTCTTGTAGTAGGCCTATTTTACACTTTAATTTGACAACCCAACTTAGGTCTAACTTATATATGATCCATTCTACCCTCTAGACATGTCTTAGACCATAACAGGCCCATTTCTTATGTACCTTTTCACATCTTTTAGTCACCCAAACTGGCCCATTTTATTAAATAACACTGTtcattgtttattattattggtTTAGCTTATGTTTAAAGAACATGGAAACCCGCAAACAGTACCCCAAGTTATGTTTAAAGAATATTCCAAGAGATAGCCAACCCCATCCTTCATGCAAGCCAACCGGTTCCTCCATCAACACACAAGTGATTAATATGTGAACCAAAATTATATGCTCCCACTCTTCTCCAGAGatgaaaaacaacaattaaaaCACACacccaaaaaaggaaaataattaatgttgGGTTAGACAAGGGAAGATCAGTTCGTTGGCATAGAAAAGAAAATTGAACCCTTTAATAGGTATGCTTCTCAAACTCAAGGGCTATTGCAGATCTTTGTTATActcatcaaaattcaataaatggGTACTTTAAAAAGTATATCAAATTTTGGAGCGAATagaattttggaaaaatatgcTTTGTGCCTAAAAGAAGGATAATTAGCTAAGATCTGGGCGTACCTGAACCAAATCTATGGTGCAACTCAAGTTGTAAAGTGCTACTACTATTATTGTAATTTGTACATATGAACTTTTTTAAGTGACAGGTTTTGGATTTCCATATTCCTACAACACTGAGTTGAGGGGTTGGTTTAATTAGTGAAAAAGATTTTTCTGAATGGAATGTGTACAACCACAAGGtttgtgatatatatatatatttttaatgtatGGTGGTTACATAATACATATGTATCTTGCATACTGAAGAATACTAGTCATCCGGGTCTTTCGATTAGGTAAATAGGAGTAATCGTTAGGTGGTAGAATACTAGAATTGCAGCTATTCACTAAATATGAAATACAATTGAGACTAGAGAGAGGTCCTGTGTAGATCCCTATTAAGGTTACCCTGAAATCCAGGGCATAATTTGACCTTAAAATGAACACTAATTGCGGATCCCATAGCTTTTAACAACTTTTTAAGTATTCCCCGGTCAACATGCAATTCTAACTAGCACATCCATCACCCTATACCATAGGTAAAATATATGTCAATTTATTCCTCGGGTTCAGAATTTACTAGTTCGATCAATTCAGATTTGAATCGAGCAAATCCACTGACagagataaaacaatttctatctAAAGCTTCTCTATTTTAAGGGTGGAGAGATTACAACCATCTTTACCACGGTCCTCGATGATTGCACAATGGAGATAACAAAACATGGGCAGACATCAAGTTGATTTATCAGCTACTAATAATTTGAGACCCAAAAATGAAATTGGGTGCTAGACCTTCCAAAAAGTAGTTACTGTGAAAGCAAGACAGAGACTAGACCTCTATATAATAACAAAAGAAGGGACACAATGAAGTACAGAGAAACCATTATATGTGAGTGAATGAGTCATCATGTGGCTATTGTATGTAGGGCAATATGACCTCCTATGAAGGTAAAATTTCAAGCAATCATCTTCATCATGTGGCTCTAAGTGCAACATCATGATCTACAAATCCCATAAACCAAATTCCATATATTCTCATATTGCACCCTCATAATTCTTTcctcacacacaaaaaaaagtccattttttatttttctttctttctttctgtgATCATGGAAGATAACTATAGCCATAGCCATCATCAATTGGACTCTCAAAGTCATAAAAACCACCAGCATAATGACATGCTCCCTTCAACATCTGTTCTGTTGATTATTGTTCCAATCATAATTATAATCTTGCTTATTGCAATATCTCTTCTCATTGTGATGCTTAAGCGGATAAAATCCGCTAAACACAATGGAATGAATAGTTCAAAAAGTGTAAGCAACAACAGCAATTGTATGTTCGTTGCACACAGCACCATCGACATCCATTCAAGCCCAGGTAACAagaattcaaacttcatatcaTTCATTCATAGCTTTTCTATTTGGTGTGAATGTGAATGTGATGTTCGGGTTCAAGTATTTTTACATAGAGCATAGATGTTGAAAAAACTAAATTCATCTAATTTAAATCCTGAATTCGACTACTCTGTGCAGAAAATGACTTTAACTTCTTCAAGTACACATGTTCACATAGTAGTACTGGCAAAtgtttcaagattttaagtATCAGCTCAAAGTACAAATGAATTTTTAAGAAATGTTgtctgattttattttattttttggttgattttattgtatatacGAAAATGTAATGGGCAGATGTAAAGGGTGGATGTCTGCCTGGACATGGAGGAAGTTCAGGGCGGATGCCAGAAACTAAATTGAGAGGAGTTCAAGTATTTACATACAAGCAGCTGGAGATGTCTACAGACAAATTCAGTGAGGCAAATGTGATTGGGAATGGCGGTTATGGGGTTGTCTTCAGAGGAGTACTCATTGATGGGACTGTGGCTGCAATTAAAGTTCTGCAAAGGGAAGGCAAGCAATGGGAACGTTCTTTTAGATTGGAGGTCAGTCATCGCTTCATTTATAGCCTCTTCTTTCCCTTTCTTCATCCACTTACATTGTTTCCAATTCACACTTTAATATAAAGTAACTTTTTATTCATTCACTGTGTTTTATGTGGGGGTTGGGGTTGTGGAGCTGGGATAGAATAGTTGCATGCAGAAAATTGACTTGGCTTATAAACActttttataattcaattcaaacaGGGTCTATGTATTATATACAAAAGGTGTAGATTTTAAAGTTGTCTATAAAAATCACTCGAGGGTGAAATTTTTTTTTCCGAAAGGTGTtgactttttttcctttttatagtAATAAAATCTTTTATCACTTGGAAAAGACAATAGAAAAAGGCCCTAGGATAACATGCACAGCATATACACACATGTGATGGTACTTTGGCAGCTTCTAGAGTAATTATTAAAGCATTTAAGGAATGTCAATTGTCAAACCAATCAGAACCATGTTCACTATCTAAATAAATATCACAATGTAACTAAACCATATTATGTTTGCACTACTGTAGCAAAAATACAAGTTGGAATTTTATCATTGTTTACAAACATGAATATGTTTTAATTGTATTAACATGGATAATACGGATTCATATAACTGACTCTAACTTGTTCgtgattgaatgaatggataattgttgttgtaatttATCTCAATTTTTGAGAGATTAGTTCTCTATTTTGGCAGGTGGATTTATTAAGTCGCTTACACTCTCCTTACTTGGTTGAACTTCTTGGCTACTGCGCAGACCAACATCATAGGCTCCTAATTTTTGACTATATGCCTAATGGTTCACTCCAGCAGCATCTCCACAGCGCGCATAAACaatccaaaaactcattaaacTGGGGAGTTAGATTGAGAATAGCCCTTGATTGTGCTAGAGCTTTGGAGTATCTGCATGAGCACACAACCCCATCAGTTATCCACAGAGATTTGAAGTGCAGTAATGTTCTACTTGATCAAAATTTCAGAGCTAAGGTTTCTGATTTTGGTTTAGCTAAAATTGGCTCAGACAAATTGAACGGTCTGATCTCAACGCGAGTATTAGGGACCACGGGATATTTGGCCCCAGAGTGAGTATTACATCTCTATGCTTTCTCAatcaatgagaaaataagacAATCTTGCACATGGGGAGGCTTCAGTTTCTATCTTAAAACATTGTCACTTTCTGTTATTTCTTCAAGACTTACAGCTGACACTAACATACTTTCCTAAAGTAAAAATCCACCAAATGTGGTCCTCCATCCACACCTCAGTTGTTCCAACCTACAGCTAACGTTTTTAGATTTTGTGACCATTAACCAACTCAATTTCGTAAAACAGGTATGCTTCAACTGGCAAACTTACAACAAAATCAGACGTATACAGTTATGGTGTGGTTCTTCTAGAGCTATTGACAGGCCGTGTACCAATCGACACAAAGAGGCCTCCTGGAGAACATGTGCTTGTCTCATGGGTCAGTAACTAATAATGAAATCCATACATTACACCCATTAATGCATCTTAACAATTTGTAGCCGTTATGTGTCCTACTTCCTGACCTAATAGTATAGAATTTGTCCTTGATATTGCTAGCGTATATAAGATAGTATCATCGGGGAAACTGTTACCCCATACAAGATTCAGGCGTTTAATTGATACAATGCCCAAATCCATTTTCTCTGTTATTTTAGGCTCTTCCAAGATTGACAAACAGAGAAAAAGTAGTTGAAATGGTAGATCCAACATTACAAGGACAATACACCAAGAAGGATCTAATCCAGGTGAATATTATAACATTATAGTACTTTTTAATCCTCATTCTTTGTAATAGTCCTATATATGAAACCAAATCTAATGTTTCATGTTTCTTTCCTAAAACAGGTAGCTGCTATAGCAGCAATGTGCGTGCAAACAGAAGCAGATTATCGTCCGTTAATGACGGATGTTGTGCAATCCTTAGTACCTCTTGTTAAGACATACTCTTCTTCATACCCTGCCAATTCCTTCAGATCATGTAACCAGACCGTGAGCCCAAGGTCTTAGGAGCCATTCATTCGGAATCCGAAGACGTTTCCAACATTATTCGTGATTCAACATTTCATGATTCCCATTAAAGTTAGTATTTTATCACATGTTGGACAATGACAACCTGTAACAAACATCTGGTTAAAGCAATAAGGCTTATGTATTTTAATAAAAGCACCCTGAACTCTATTAAACCATTTTAGTAATGCTTCATTTTCTAGTGAATGATAGCAAACGCTATAGGTGTAATATAATTCAGCTTTTGATTTAATTGAAtaagattttaaattttgttaaatttatgatcaagtaggtttttatttctttcctagGATGCCATAGAAATTATTGGGTAGCGTCAATATCCAACCTATGGTGAGACACAAGTGATTGATGGGCTGGGATGACCCGAATCCGTCGAACATGACCCTAACAGGCGTCTATA
This window encodes:
- the LOC129886226 gene encoding probable serine/threonine-protein kinase PBL7, which produces MEDNYSHSHHQLDSQSHKNHQHNDMLPSTSVLLIIVPIIIIILLIAISLLIVMLKRIKSAKHNGMNSSKSVSNNSNCMFVAHSTIDIHSSPDVKGGCLPGHGGSSGRMPETKLRGVQVFTYKQLEMSTDKFSEANVIGNGGYGVVFRGVLIDGTVAAIKVLQREGKQWERSFRLEVDLLSRLHSPYLVELLGYCADQHHRLLIFDYMPNGSLQQHLHSAHKQSKNSLNWGVRLRIALDCARALEYLHEHTTPSVIHRDLKCSNVLLDQNFRAKVSDFGLAKIGSDKLNGLISTRVLGTTGYLAPEYASTGKLTTKSDVYSYGVVLLELLTGRVPIDTKRPPGEHVLVSWALPRLTNREKVVEMVDPTLQGQYTKKDLIQVAAIAAMCVQTEADYRPLMTDVVQSLVPLVKTYSSSYPANSFRSCNQTVSPRS